A portion of the Hyla sarda isolate aHylSar1 chromosome 1 unlocalized genomic scaffold, aHylSar1.hap1 SUPER_1_unloc_1, whole genome shotgun sequence genome contains these proteins:
- the LOC130297902 gene encoding DNA damage-regulated autophagy modulator protein 1-like, producing the protein MELKGLGFVPLLLAFWCVAWLATSYIVTVVLGHAASPLMHISDVGNFFPENILLRIGFIGTSIGTLVLTFLIYKYMVMHTEEFRGHQVLIQRILLAIVWASCFGTAVMHVLSPEEYPRIHFVSTIISITCEALYYLGQSIQMYKLPGANKVIHHSRCTCCGLAFTCAIFYFGYKTLQELFYDDEDWDEIREITTIIMEWVMLLLILINTVTYYSTMQRLMLTVSRNSCKLSLRVRIDDFGV; encoded by the exons atggagctaaaaggtttggggttcgtcccccttctgttggcgttttggtgtgtggcctggcttgccaccagctacatcgtgacggtcgtcctcggccatgccgcctcgccactgatgcacatcag tgacgtgggaaatttctttcccgaaaacatattattgagaattggattcatagggacatccattggcactttggtactaacctttcttatttataagtatatggttatgcatactgaagagttcaggggtcatcaggtcctgatccagaggatcctgctggccattgtgtgggcctcctgttttggtacagctgtcatgcatgtattgtcccccgaagaatatcccaggatacactttgtcagcacgataatttccattacatgtgaagccttatactaccttgggcagtccatccagatgtataaattaccaggagcaaacaaagtcatccaccatagtagatgcacctgctgtggcctggcttttacctgcgcaattttctactttggatataaaacattacaggaattattctatgatgatgaagactgggacgagatccgtgaaatcaccaccataatcatggagtgggtgatgcttctactgatcctgataaacaccgtgacctattattccaccatgcagaggttaatgttaaccgtctccaggaacagctgcaaactctctcttagagtaagaattgatgacttcggggtgtag
- the LOC130297905 gene encoding DNA damage-regulated autophagy modulator protein 1-like gives MELKGLGFVPLLLAFWCAAWLATSYIVTIVLGHAASPLMHISDVVNFFPENILLRIGFIGTSIGTLVLTFLIYKYMVMHTEEFRGHQVLIQRILLAIVWASCFGTAVMHVLSPEEYPRIHFVSTIISITCEALYYLGQSIQMYKLPGANKVIRHSRCTCCGLTFTCAIFYFGYKTLQELFYDDEDWDEIREITTIIIEWVMLLLILINIVTYYSTMQRLMLTVSRNSCKLSLRVRIDDFGV, from the exons atggagctaaaaggtttggggttcgtcccccttctgttggcgttttggtgtgcggcctggcttgccaccagctacatcgtgacgatcgtcctcggccatgccgcctcgccactgatgcacatcag tgacgtggtaaatttctttcccgaaaacatattattgagaattggtttcatagggacgtccattggcactttggtactaacctttcttatttataagtatatggttatgcatactgaagagttcaggggtcatcaggtcctgatccagaggatcctgctggccattgtgtgggcctcctgttttggtacagctgtcatgcatgtattgtcccccgaagaatatcccaggatacactttgtcagcacgataatttccattacatgtgaagccttatactaccttgggcagtccatccagatgtataaattaccaggagcaaacaaagtcatccgccatagtagatgcacctgctgtggcctgacttttacctgcgcaattttctactttggatataaaacattacaggaattattctatgatgatgaagactgggacgagatccgtgaaatcaccaccataatcatcgagtgggtgatgcttctactgatcctgataaacatcgtgacctattattccaccatgcagaggttaatgttaaccgtctccaggaacagctgcaaactctctcttagagtaagaattgatgacttcggggtgtag